The Dehalococcoidia bacterium genome contains a region encoding:
- a CDS encoding ABC transporter substrate-binding protein, translating into MLAASSAGTLAAAITAACGPPPGAATPSPVPGLLSLPEDSTARARPGGALKSAALADVPSFDPHSAQSTAVHTQVAAYTYPRLLKFATARHPDLARGDVEGDLAESFEFSADKLQLTFRLRQGLRWDLKPPVNGRVIDAQDVVASWNRFLKLSPYRGDIAYDAAAAPAAPVESLTSPDSRTVVVKLKQPDAGITALFASDRLFYVLPREADAGFDPRYELRGYGPYRLGENRAATFRSWVRNPDYHVKGRPFIDSIELPIFGGYAARLAQFKAGNIWTHVASQGDIVSVKKELPALLLRKAEHYATNPSSLAFGYADNSPWKDERLRQAVSMLLDRETMIDVQTRRGHFWAEGLPFDVRYHTAVGAGWEGYWLDPRSDTFGPNGQYYRFSPDEAKKLIAAAGFENGLDSVLHYSGGLQYGASYARTAELVSGMLAAGGIRVRLEAHDYASDWLPNYHYAYAAGRNGGRAGKGFSGIAYRAAASYPHAAHQLFAQMHRDGAHFEGMTPDGRNPEAGDPQVNAALVTLRREFELRRQQELAQDFARLMAKLAYVIPNVPYAALGFTLTWPALANLGAYHGWPAGSAITEANLHLWIDTSKPPLGPG; encoded by the coding sequence ATGCTCGCGGCTTCGTCGGCAGGCACCCTGGCCGCGGCGATAACGGCTGCCTGCGGGCCGCCGCCGGGAGCGGCGACGCCGTCACCGGTGCCCGGCCTCCTTTCGCTGCCCGAAGACAGTACCGCCAGGGCGCGACCGGGAGGGGCGCTCAAGAGCGCCGCTCTTGCCGATGTGCCCAGCTTCGACCCGCATTCGGCGCAGTCGACGGCAGTCCACACCCAGGTCGCCGCTTACACCTATCCGCGCCTCCTGAAGTTCGCCACCGCCAGACATCCGGATCTCGCGCGGGGAGATGTCGAAGGCGACCTGGCGGAGAGCTTCGAGTTCAGCGCGGACAAGCTGCAGCTCACGTTCAGGCTGCGACAGGGACTGCGATGGGACCTGAAGCCACCGGTAAACGGCCGCGTGATCGACGCCCAGGACGTGGTCGCGAGTTGGAACCGGTTCCTCAAGCTCAGCCCCTATCGGGGCGACATCGCCTACGACGCCGCGGCGGCACCGGCGGCGCCCGTGGAGAGCCTGACCAGCCCGGACTCGCGCACCGTGGTTGTGAAGCTGAAGCAACCGGACGCCGGGATAACGGCCCTCTTTGCCTCGGACCGGCTGTTCTACGTGCTCCCCAGGGAGGCCGACGCAGGCTTCGACCCGCGATACGAGCTGAGAGGATACGGCCCTTACAGATTGGGCGAAAACCGCGCCGCAACCTTCCGCTCCTGGGTACGCAACCCGGACTACCACGTGAAGGGCCGCCCGTTCATCGACTCGATCGAACTGCCGATCTTCGGGGGCTACGCTGCGCGGCTGGCGCAGTTCAAGGCCGGAAACATCTGGACGCACGTCGCCAGCCAGGGAGACATCGTCAGCGTGAAGAAAGAGCTGCCAGCGCTCCTCCTGCGCAAGGCCGAGCACTACGCGACGAACCCCTCCTCGCTGGCCTTCGGCTACGCCGACAACAGCCCCTGGAAGGACGAGCGTCTGCGGCAGGCCGTGTCCATGCTGCTGGACCGGGAGACGATGATCGACGTCCAGACACGGCGAGGCCACTTCTGGGCCGAAGGTCTCCCCTTCGACGTGCGCTATCACACGGCAGTCGGCGCGGGATGGGAGGGATACTGGCTCGACCCGCGTTCGGACACGTTCGGGCCCAATGGCCAGTACTACAGGTTCAGCCCGGACGAAGCCAAAAAGCTAATCGCGGCCGCGGGCTTCGAGAACGGCCTTGATTCGGTCTTGCACTACAGTGGCGGGCTGCAGTACGGCGCCAGCTACGCCCGGACCGCCGAGTTGGTGTCGGGCATGCTCGCTGCCGGCGGGATCCGGGTGCGACTGGAAGCCCACGACTACGCAAGCGACTGGCTCCCGAACTACCACTACGCCTACGCCGCGGGGCGTAACGGCGGCCGCGCGGGCAAGGGATTCAGCGGTATCGCTTACAGGGCAGCGGCGTCTTATCCGCACGCCGCGCACCAGCTCTTCGCCCAGATGCACAGGGACGGGGCGCACTTCGAGGGCATGACGCCGGATGGGCGAAACCCGGAGGCGGGCGACCCGCAGGTGAATGCCGCCCTCGTTACGCTCCGGCGGGAGTTCGAACTCAGGCGCCAGCAGGAACTGGCGCAGGACTTTGCCCGCCTCATGGCCAAGCTCGCTTATGTGATCCCGAACGTGCCGTACGCGGCTCTCGGCTTCACGCTGACCTGGCCCGCGCTGGCGAACCTGGGCGCGTATCACGGCTGGCCAGCGGGGTCGGCGATCACGGAAGCGAACCTGCATCTCTGGATCGACACGTCGAAACCGCCGCTCGGCCCCGGATAA
- the dapB gene encoding 4-hydroxy-tetrahydrodipicolinate reductase — protein sequence MPPIRVLVSGSGHMGREVLQAVAAAEDLEPVGVLEKFSKEEFHSLPGGSDLIPMGHEPEPLIGRCRPDVVIDFTNAEWTPRVAKAALAAGARLVIGTTGLSEAFLRELERECRARKLGAFVAPNFAIGAVLMMHMAAIASRYFDWAEITEMHQERKVDAPSGTAVTTARMMAQARGKSFQHNEPEKQTLPGSRGATYEGIAIHSVRLPGLVAHQEVVFGGLGQTLTIRHDSTGRESFIPGVLLATREVMKRQELVVGLENLIGL from the coding sequence ATGCCACCGATTAGAGTCCTCGTATCCGGGTCGGGGCACATGGGGCGCGAGGTGCTGCAGGCCGTAGCGGCGGCCGAAGACCTCGAACCCGTCGGGGTGCTCGAGAAGTTCTCGAAGGAGGAGTTCCACTCCCTGCCTGGCGGCTCCGACCTCATACCTATGGGACACGAACCGGAGCCTTTGATCGGCCGCTGCCGGCCGGACGTAGTGATCGACTTCACGAACGCCGAGTGGACGCCGCGGGTAGCGAAAGCCGCCCTGGCCGCTGGCGCTCGACTCGTCATCGGGACCACGGGCCTCAGCGAGGCGTTTCTGCGGGAGTTGGAGCGCGAGTGCCGCGCGCGGAAGCTGGGCGCCTTCGTCGCACCCAACTTCGCCATCGGCGCTGTGTTGATGATGCACATGGCGGCCATCGCCTCCCGCTACTTCGACTGGGCCGAGATCACCGAGATGCACCAGGAGCGCAAGGTGGACGCGCCGTCCGGCACGGCTGTGACGACCGCGCGGATGATGGCTCAGGCCAGGGGCAAGTCATTCCAGCACAACGAGCCCGAGAAGCAGACACTGCCAGGGAGCCGTGGGGCAACCTATGAGGGCATCGCCATCCACAGCGTGCGCTTGCCCGGCCTCGTGGCCCATCAGGAGGTTGTCTTTGGCGGGCTCGGGCAGACCCTCACCATCCGCCATGACTCGACCGGCCGCGAATCCTTCATCCCCGGCGTCCTTCTGGCGACGCGAGAGGTGATGAAGCGCCAGGAGC
- the proB gene encoding glutamate 5-kinase: protein MKGSTRRYRRIVVKLGTNLITGGTERLDLARLESLVTQVARLHEEGAGVVVVTSGAVAAGRSRLGAKRAHRDIPFRQVLAAVGQSQLMQAYDHLFAKQGIVTAQTLLTRRDLSDRVSYLNARNTLLALLHYKVVPIVNENDVVAVEELEESRIGENDTLAALTANLIDADLLAILMTREGLYTADPKLDDRATLVGRVDRIDETIEGYAGGSEGGGTGGMVTKLKAARLATAGGADVVLASGNEPDVLLRLAHGEHIGTFFPATSDRLESRKRWILSGLAVRGSLVVDEGAAQALRERNTSLLPAGVREVCGEFARGDTVQILTADGRQVACGITNYDSRDAEAIRGLKSSKIAEVLGHDYGTELVHRDNLVLV, encoded by the coding sequence ATGAAGGGCTCCACGCGGCGCTACCGGCGCATCGTCGTCAAACTCGGGACAAACCTGATCACCGGCGGGACGGAACGGCTGGACCTGGCGCGCCTGGAGTCGCTGGTCACACAGGTCGCGCGCCTCCACGAGGAGGGCGCCGGCGTGGTGGTCGTCACCTCCGGCGCGGTCGCGGCCGGGCGCTCCCGCCTCGGGGCCAAGCGGGCACACAGGGACATCCCTTTCCGCCAGGTGCTGGCCGCCGTCGGCCAGAGCCAGCTCATGCAGGCGTACGACCACCTCTTCGCCAAACAGGGAATAGTCACGGCCCAGACGTTACTCACGCGTCGTGACCTCTCAGACCGAGTGAGCTACCTGAACGCGCGTAACACCCTGCTGGCGTTGCTGCACTACAAAGTCGTGCCCATCGTGAACGAGAACGACGTGGTCGCGGTCGAAGAGCTGGAGGAGAGCCGGATCGGCGAAAACGACACGCTCGCTGCCCTCACCGCGAACCTGATCGACGCCGACCTCCTGGCCATTCTGATGACGAGGGAGGGCCTGTACACCGCGGACCCGAAGCTGGACGACCGCGCGACGTTGGTGGGGCGCGTCGACCGGATTGACGAGACCATCGAGGGCTATGCCGGCGGCAGCGAGGGCGGAGGGACCGGCGGCATGGTGACAAAACTCAAGGCCGCTCGTCTCGCGACGGCAGGAGGCGCCGACGTTGTGCTGGCCAGCGGTAACGAACCTGACGTCCTGCTGCGCCTGGCGCACGGCGAGCACATCGGGACGTTTTTCCCGGCCACGAGCGACCGCCTCGAGAGCCGCAAGCGGTGGATCCTTTCCGGCCTCGCCGTGCGCGGGAGCCTGGTGGTAGACGAAGGCGCCGCCCAGGCCCTACGCGAACGGAACACGAGCCTCCTGCCGGCGGGAGTGCGCGAGGTCTGCGGCGAGTTCGCCCGCGGCGACACCGTACAGATCCTGACCGCGGACGGCCGCCAGGTGGCCTGCGGCATCACGAACTACGACTCACGCGATGCCGAGGCCATCCGCGGCCTCAAGTCCTCGAAGATCGCCGAAGTCCTTGGACACGATTACGGGACAGAACTGGTGCACCGCGATAATCTGGTGTTGGTGTAG
- a CDS encoding lysylphosphatidylglycerol synthase transmembrane domain-containing protein, producing MTFDKLRGRLLLSLILGALVFVGLSAYADFSAVMESFGEFRWEYLPAVLALTSANYALRFLKWQYYLRTIGISGFSRQESALTYLSGLGMVVTPGKVGEWLKCYLLRELHGTPFSRSAPIVMAERLTDMLALVVLGSAGLLVFGDSWPVFLIVILGCGALVLVARNQPLAHWFLQRLEALPLIGRFARQAEQFYDSSYALLAPWPLVSMTLLSVVSWGFEVLGFFLVLQGLGLETSLSVLLKASFIMPAATLASALLLTPGGLGVAEAGITGLSVRLLDMTEAGAAVGTLIIRFGTLWFGVIVGLIALALVARRLPGRGLRSRLGSDEDEDAGEAAGSLSVEEGAPAS from the coding sequence GTGACCTTCGATAAGCTGCGCGGGCGGCTGCTGCTGTCCCTGATACTCGGCGCGCTGGTATTCGTCGGGCTAAGCGCTTACGCGGACTTCAGCGCGGTCATGGAGTCCTTCGGCGAATTCCGCTGGGAGTACCTTCCCGCCGTGCTTGCCCTGACGAGCGCGAACTATGCCTTGCGCTTCCTGAAGTGGCAGTACTACCTGCGCACGATCGGGATATCCGGCTTCTCGCGACAGGAGAGCGCGCTGACCTACCTCTCCGGCCTGGGGATGGTCGTGACGCCCGGTAAGGTCGGCGAGTGGCTGAAGTGCTACCTGCTGCGGGAGCTCCACGGTACCCCCTTCAGCCGCAGCGCCCCCATCGTCATGGCTGAGCGTCTGACGGACATGCTCGCCCTCGTCGTGCTTGGCTCGGCGGGACTGCTGGTCTTCGGCGACTCGTGGCCCGTGTTCCTGATCGTGATCCTGGGCTGTGGCGCTCTCGTGCTGGTCGCCCGCAATCAGCCGCTGGCTCACTGGTTCCTTCAGCGCCTGGAGGCGCTGCCGCTTATCGGCCGGTTTGCGCGGCAGGCGGAGCAGTTCTACGACAGCAGTTACGCCCTCCTTGCCCCCTGGCCGCTCGTGTCCATGACGCTGCTTAGCGTAGTCTCATGGGGCTTCGAGGTGCTGGGCTTCTTTCTGGTCCTCCAGGGCCTGGGGCTGGAGACGAGCCTGAGCGTGCTTCTGAAGGCTTCTTTCATCATGCCAGCAGCGACGCTTGCCAGCGCCCTGCTCCTGACGCCGGGCGGCCTGGGGGTCGCGGAGGCGGGCATTACCGGGCTGTCCGTGCGCCTCCTGGACATGACCGAGGCCGGCGCCGCGGTGGGCACTCTGATCATCCGTTTCGGGACGCTCTGGTTCGGGGTCATCGTGGGCCTTATCGCCCTCGCGCTCGTCGCGCGGCGGCTTCCGGGGCGGGGACTTCGCAGCCGGCTGGGCTCGGATGAAGATGAGGACGCTGGTGAGGCGGCTGGCAGTCTCTCGGTGGAGGAAGGGGCGCCCGCGTCATGA
- a CDS encoding cation diffusion facilitator family transporter, with the protein MMSRLRLPVPSDLASRAAVVSFLANSGLMALKLAAGIITGSVAVLSDGIDSAQDVIASAIAFLSVRFAMRPPDLSHPYGHGRAETLAAMIQSLLIGLGGVYITYRAITRIADPPASIGVDLGVGAMVITALVNLVVVRYVSYAARVTGSPAIESDARHLWTNVVQAAAILAGLGLVRLTGEVLFDPLTALGLALYLFWTAGHILWESLHDVMDVSLAEEDVRFVEDAIMRHSDRIAGYHRLRTRRSGQRPYIDVHIIQPANMTVAEAHAIADSIEAEICARWPDACVTIQTEPADGRFLGPMQSPESRGREGEVPRIGRRRAS; encoded by the coding sequence ATGATGTCTCGCCTCCGTCTCCCGGTCCCGTCAGACCTTGCCAGCCGCGCGGCAGTAGTCTCCTTCCTGGCCAACAGCGGCCTGATGGCGCTCAAGCTGGCCGCAGGCATCATCACCGGTTCGGTGGCAGTACTGTCCGACGGCATCGACAGCGCCCAGGACGTGATCGCCTCGGCGATTGCCTTCCTGAGCGTGCGCTTCGCGATGCGGCCGCCCGACCTCTCGCATCCCTATGGCCATGGCCGCGCCGAGACGCTGGCGGCGATGATCCAGTCGCTCCTGATCGGGCTCGGGGGCGTGTACATCACGTACAGGGCGATCACGCGCATCGCGGACCCTCCGGCTAGCATCGGCGTCGACCTGGGCGTCGGCGCGATGGTGATAACGGCGCTGGTAAACCTCGTCGTGGTGCGCTACGTGTCGTACGCGGCCAGGGTGACGGGTTCGCCCGCCATCGAGAGCGACGCCCGTCACCTGTGGACGAACGTCGTACAGGCGGCGGCCATCCTTGCCGGGCTCGGCCTGGTGCGGCTCACCGGAGAAGTGCTGTTCGACCCGCTGACGGCCCTTGGCCTGGCCCTGTACCTGTTCTGGACCGCAGGTCACATCCTCTGGGAGTCCCTGCACGACGTGATGGACGTGAGCCTGGCCGAGGAAGACGTCCGCTTCGTTGAAGACGCGATCATGCGGCACAGCGACAGGATCGCTGGTTATCACCGGCTGCGGACGCGCCGGTCCGGGCAGCGCCCGTACATCGACGTCCACATAATCCAGCCGGCGAACATGACAGTCGCCGAAGCGCACGCGATAGCCGACAGCATAGAGGCCGAGATCTGTGCGCGCTGGCCCGACGCCTGCGTCACGATCCAGACAGAGCCTGCGGACGGCCGCTTCCTCGGACCAATGCAATCGCCAGAGTCGCGCGGCCGCGAGGGAGAAGTGCCGCGCATTGGCCGCCGCCGGGCCTCGTAA